A section of the Pseudomonas flavescens genome encodes:
- a CDS encoding PhzF family phenazine biosynthesis protein — translation MQLDIFQVDAFSSEAFGGNPAAVCPLQAWLPDEALQRIAAENNLSETAYFVRSGEVFELRWFTPAVEVDLCGHATLAAAWVLFEQLGESRDTVRFSTRSGELRVRRDSGRLAMDFPAKQPEAAAVPPGLLQALGLERIDALYRTDDYLVVVENEAIVAALNPDFVALTEFDVRGIAVTAPSHRFDFVSRWFGPRVGVNEDPVTGSAHTSLAPYWAGRLGKRRLSAEQGGARKGRLHCEVLDSGRVIISGHGALYLRGTIFI, via the coding sequence ATGCAGCTCGATATTTTCCAGGTGGATGCGTTTTCTTCCGAGGCGTTCGGTGGCAATCCTGCGGCAGTTTGTCCGCTTCAGGCCTGGCTGCCTGATGAAGCACTGCAACGAATCGCCGCAGAGAACAACCTGTCCGAGACGGCCTACTTCGTTCGTAGCGGTGAGGTGTTCGAGCTACGTTGGTTTACGCCTGCGGTGGAAGTCGACCTGTGTGGCCACGCCACCCTGGCAGCCGCCTGGGTGTTGTTCGAGCAGCTTGGTGAAAGCCGTGATACGGTGCGCTTCTCCACCCGCAGCGGTGAATTACGGGTACGCCGCGACAGCGGGCGCTTGGCGATGGACTTCCCGGCCAAACAACCCGAAGCCGCAGCTGTTCCGCCCGGCCTTTTGCAAGCGCTGGGGCTGGAGCGAATCGATGCGCTTTATCGCACAGATGATTACCTGGTCGTTGTCGAGAATGAAGCCATCGTTGCCGCTTTGAATCCCGACTTCGTTGCTCTGACCGAATTCGACGTGCGTGGCATCGCGGTCACCGCGCCGAGTCATCGCTTCGATTTTGTCTCTCGCTGGTTCGGGCCGAGGGTGGGCGTGAATGAAGACCCGGTCACGGGCTCCGCTCACACTTCTCTGGCGCCCTATTGGGCCGGGCGCCTGGGCAAACGCCGCCTGAGTGCTGAACAGGGTGGGGCGCGCAAGGGCCGTTTGCACTGTGAGGTTCTGGACAGCGGCAGGGTGATAATCAGTGGGCACGGTGCACTGTACTTGCGCGGCACTATTTTCATCTGA
- a CDS encoding AraC family transcriptional regulator, whose product MESLIHNLSSEIVMHPFDSVLSAMQLESSLFVRLHAQAPWAISFDSGAQARLVVVAKGNCWFTHIGHPPVVVQQGDCLIIKQGVMGILGDAPERVAVPCWQIADHVTGQKVSFGGDGEACEFFSTLFTFDHAAGEPLSALLPDVVHIAMPESDAGRMVSILEQIGTEEAQASLGGSYVVGRLLDVLFIQAIRTWASSEGNMHEGWLAGLTHRQLAQTLNRIHADLAHRWTLEQLARDAGMSRSSFAALFKSVVGVPPLSYIATWRIYRAKLILAAGHSIAVAAEKTGYGTDIALSRAFKAATGVAPGQWRHDHRTSARNSRPDQSATPT is encoded by the coding sequence ATGGAGTCTTTAATTCATAACCTATCGTCCGAGATCGTCATGCATCCATTCGACTCCGTGCTCAGCGCCATGCAGCTCGAAAGCTCGCTCTTCGTCCGGCTACACGCCCAGGCGCCATGGGCGATCTCGTTCGACAGCGGAGCTCAGGCGCGTCTTGTCGTCGTCGCGAAGGGCAACTGCTGGTTTACCCATATCGGTCACCCGCCGGTCGTGGTTCAGCAAGGCGATTGCCTCATCATCAAGCAGGGAGTCATGGGCATATTGGGCGATGCACCGGAGCGCGTCGCCGTGCCCTGCTGGCAGATCGCTGACCACGTGACAGGCCAGAAAGTCTCGTTCGGTGGGGATGGTGAAGCGTGTGAGTTCTTTTCGACCTTGTTCACTTTTGACCACGCTGCCGGCGAGCCGCTATCGGCACTCTTGCCTGACGTAGTACATATCGCGATGCCGGAGTCAGACGCCGGGCGGATGGTGTCCATACTCGAACAGATCGGCACCGAGGAAGCGCAGGCCTCGCTCGGGGGCTCCTACGTTGTCGGTCGGCTGCTCGACGTTCTGTTCATCCAGGCAATCCGCACCTGGGCCAGCTCTGAGGGCAATATGCACGAGGGTTGGCTAGCCGGGCTGACCCATCGCCAACTGGCACAGACCCTGAACCGCATCCACGCCGATCTGGCGCACCGCTGGACGCTGGAGCAACTCGCCCGCGACGCCGGAATGTCACGCTCCAGTTTCGCCGCCCTGTTCAAGTCGGTTGTCGGCGTGCCGCCGCTGAGCTATATCGCAACGTGGCGTATCTATCGGGCCAAGCTCATTCTTGCAGCAGGCCATTCCATCGCGGTCGCTGCCGAAAAGACGGGATACGGCACCGATATCGCGCTCAGCCGTGCCTTCAAGGCAGCGACTGGTGTAGCGCCCGGACAATGGCGCCACGACCATCGAACCTCCGCAAGAAACTCGCGCCCTGACCAATCGGCAACTCCTACCTGA
- a CDS encoding FG-GAP repeat domain-containing protein, whose amino-acid sequence MMRRFLKSPITLLASVTVMAGAAGAQDGTRNPASDAFILIPESPSSAYVDATATHVPIAPSLHATDSVFIDVDNDGHLDVVVSVEYGVNRLYLNDGTGRLTYVPDAFGTEPHDNEHVRAADFDGDGNMDVVFVAESDEVHQLFLGDGKGGFIDASERLPAHSQGNGLAVGDVNGDGLPDIVVGSTGETGHTPDAQIIPASNLLFLNDPKRPGHFIDATKTHLPDSNDQTESIALADMTGDGHLDMVIASPAHPNRLLINDGQGRFTDASDRLDLQVPMETREVQVFDANGDGLNDILFFNITSNNFGWDKDPQTRLLINDGKGRFIDETAERLPAHRFSSWAGKIVDFNNDGAPDILAGAIQVPGFVPLQLRAWQNDGKGFFKDVTLDAVPGITVGRSWSMGSGDLDGDGKTDIFIGGWGTQARLLLTDKQGYQDGLPAQQRLTPARSKDRN is encoded by the coding sequence ATGATGAGACGCTTTCTAAAATCACCCATTACGCTCCTCGCATCAGTCACCGTAATGGCGGGAGCTGCGGGAGCTCAGGACGGAACAAGAAACCCCGCTTCCGACGCGTTCATACTGATTCCCGAGAGCCCCTCCTCCGCTTATGTCGACGCCACGGCAACTCATGTTCCCATCGCCCCCAGTCTTCACGCTACCGACTCGGTATTTATCGACGTCGACAATGACGGGCATTTGGACGTGGTGGTTTCCGTCGAGTACGGGGTTAACAGGCTTTATTTGAACGATGGCACCGGGCGACTGACTTACGTGCCCGATGCCTTTGGGACAGAGCCTCATGACAACGAGCATGTGAGAGCTGCCGACTTCGACGGCGACGGCAATATGGATGTGGTTTTCGTCGCTGAATCCGATGAGGTACACCAACTGTTTCTGGGTGATGGCAAAGGTGGTTTTATAGATGCCAGCGAGCGTCTCCCGGCACATAGCCAAGGTAATGGATTGGCAGTCGGCGACGTAAACGGCGACGGATTGCCTGATATCGTGGTGGGCAGTACAGGCGAAACGGGGCACACGCCAGATGCGCAGATCATTCCGGCTAGCAACCTGCTCTTCCTCAACGATCCGAAGCGCCCAGGGCACTTCATCGACGCCACGAAAACACACCTCCCCGATAGCAATGATCAGACGGAAAGCATTGCACTTGCCGATATGACCGGCGACGGCCATCTGGACATGGTGATCGCGAGCCCGGCCCATCCAAACCGATTGCTGATCAACGATGGACAAGGCCGGTTCACCGACGCATCTGATCGGCTTGATCTGCAAGTGCCGATGGAAACCCGCGAAGTGCAGGTTTTCGATGCGAACGGAGATGGCCTCAATGACATTCTGTTCTTCAACATTACGAGCAATAACTTCGGCTGGGACAAAGATCCTCAGACACGGCTTCTGATCAATGACGGTAAAGGCCGCTTCATTGACGAAACCGCCGAACGCCTGCCAGCGCACCGCTTCTCGAGCTGGGCGGGCAAGATAGTCGACTTCAACAACGACGGTGCCCCGGATATTCTCGCCGGCGCGATTCAGGTACCTGGGTTCGTGCCGCTGCAGTTGAGGGCTTGGCAGAATGATGGCAAGGGCTTCTTCAAGGATGTCACGCTTGACGCGGTACCTGGCATTACCGTTGGCCGAAGCTGGAGCATGGGCTCTGGCGACCTCGATGGCGACGGCAAGACCGACATTTTCATTGGCGGCTGGGGCACACAAGCCAGGCTGCTGCTTACCGATAAACAAGGCTATCAAGACGGCCTGCCCGCGCAGCAAAGATTGACGCCGGCTCGTAGCAAAGACCGCAACTAG
- a CDS encoding LysR family transcriptional regulator, giving the protein MMQDELGSLAAFVAVAQLNSFTRAAGRLGTSQSALSHKIRRLEGRLGIRLLSRTTRSVAPTEAGARLLETLGPALEDIHRQLGALTGAADQPAGTVRITSADHAAETIVWPAVHTLLSDYPDLNIELDVDNGFVDIVAERYDAGIRLGANLDKDMVAVPIGPPEQLVVVGAPSYFSTCPKPETPFELSSHRCINRRLPTLGGASMWEFARDGQPLKVRVSGQLSLNRPELIIQAAMSGLGLACLLRSQVEAQIKAGSLLPILQQWCPSFAGYHLYYPSRRQNTAAFQLLVAALRYHEN; this is encoded by the coding sequence ATCATGCAGGACGAACTTGGCAGCCTGGCTGCCTTCGTGGCGGTGGCGCAATTGAACAGTTTTACCCGGGCCGCTGGGCGCCTCGGGACGTCTCAGTCCGCGTTGAGTCATAAAATCCGTCGCCTCGAAGGTAGACTCGGCATCCGCCTGCTAAGCCGAACCACTCGCAGTGTTGCACCCACTGAAGCTGGCGCTCGTCTGCTGGAAACGCTTGGTCCGGCGCTGGAGGATATACATCGGCAACTGGGTGCGTTGACGGGGGCTGCTGACCAGCCGGCAGGTACGGTGAGGATCACCTCCGCGGATCATGCTGCAGAGACCATTGTCTGGCCTGCTGTACACACGCTGCTTTCTGATTACCCCGATCTCAACATCGAGCTCGATGTGGACAATGGTTTTGTCGACATAGTCGCGGAGCGCTACGACGCCGGTATTCGCCTTGGCGCCAACCTGGACAAGGACATGGTTGCCGTTCCCATTGGGCCACCGGAGCAGTTGGTGGTGGTGGGTGCGCCTTCTTATTTCTCCACATGCCCCAAGCCCGAAACTCCTTTCGAGCTTTCGTCCCACCGATGCATCAATCGTCGCCTGCCCACCTTGGGCGGCGCATCAATGTGGGAGTTCGCGCGGGACGGTCAGCCGCTGAAGGTCAGAGTATCCGGCCAGCTGTCGTTGAACAGGCCTGAGTTGATAATTCAAGCCGCCATGTCAGGGCTCGGTTTGGCTTGCTTGTTGAGATCGCAAGTTGAGGCGCAGATCAAGGCGGGGAGTCTGCTACCGATTCTGCAGCAGTGGTGCCCATCATTTGCTGGGTATCATCTCTACTACCCAAGCCGGAGGCAGAATACAGCTGCTTTCCAGCTTCTTGTCGCAGCCCTGCGATACCACGAAAATTAG
- a CDS encoding zinc-dependent alcohol dehydrogenase family protein, translated as MDDPVKLRDTFPTNMGIRMKIYRLQKIGSINGLALCEEPTPQPGPGEVLINIKATSLNFRDLSIISGQSPFPLEEGRVQLSDAAGIVEAVGTGVTRFAVGDRVVNNFMPGWHSGSFREFTPQYGTQLDGWMAEYRAVDQNELVAIPDSISFEDAATLPCAAVTGWNAVAGVGPQHSVLTQGSGGVSLFALQFAKARGAKVIATTSSAEKAQRLLALGADHVINYAENPNWGEQAKALTDGRGVDRVVEVGGPGTFAQSLKAVALSGQVSMVGVLAQGEMPSYLEMFLTFARFQTIVTGNRQDLQDVIAAVAQNRIRPVIDSRFSFDDGKAAFEHFGKRNLFGKVVITNER; from the coding sequence ATGGATGATCCGGTCAAGCTCCGAGATACTTTTCCCACCAACATGGGGATACGTATGAAGATCTATCGTTTGCAGAAAATCGGCTCGATCAATGGCCTGGCTTTATGTGAGGAGCCCACGCCGCAGCCCGGCCCTGGAGAAGTGCTGATAAATATCAAGGCAACCTCGCTCAACTTCCGCGACCTCTCGATCATCAGCGGTCAGTCGCCGTTCCCTCTCGAAGAAGGGCGTGTGCAGTTGTCTGATGCAGCCGGGATCGTCGAGGCAGTCGGTACGGGTGTAACCCGCTTCGCGGTCGGCGACCGGGTGGTGAACAACTTCATGCCTGGCTGGCATTCAGGGTCGTTTCGCGAGTTCACACCGCAATATGGCACGCAGCTCGATGGCTGGATGGCCGAATATCGCGCTGTCGACCAGAACGAGTTGGTCGCTATTCCCGATTCGATCAGTTTCGAAGATGCAGCGACACTGCCATGTGCTGCAGTCACCGGTTGGAACGCCGTTGCCGGTGTCGGGCCGCAGCACAGCGTGCTGACCCAGGGCTCCGGTGGCGTATCACTATTTGCGCTGCAATTCGCCAAGGCGCGTGGCGCCAAAGTGATCGCGACGACCTCTTCGGCTGAGAAGGCGCAGCGGCTACTGGCATTGGGTGCCGACCATGTCATCAATTACGCCGAAAACCCCAACTGGGGCGAGCAGGCGAAAGCGCTTACCGATGGGCGTGGTGTTGATCGCGTCGTCGAGGTCGGTGGCCCCGGCACTTTCGCTCAGTCGCTCAAGGCGGTCGCGCTCAGCGGCCAGGTATCGATGGTCGGTGTGCTGGCCCAGGGCGAGATGCCCAGTTACCTCGAGATGTTCCTCACCTTCGCGCGGTTCCAGACGATCGTGACGGGCAACCGCCAGGATCTGCAGGATGTGATCGCGGCCGTGGCGCAGAACCGTATCCGCCCGGTGATAGACAGCCGCTTCAGCTTCGACGACGGCAAGGCCGCGTTCGAGCATTTCGGCAAGCGCAATCTGTTCGGCAAGGTCGTCATCACCAACGAACGCTGA
- the gabD gene encoding NADP-dependent succinate-semialdehyde dehydrogenase: MQLKDAQLFRQQAFVNGAWADADSGQTIKVTNPATGDVIGTVPKMGAAETRRAIEAADKALPAWRALTAKERSAKLRRWYELMLENQEDLARLMTIEQGKPLAEAKGEIAYAASFIEWFAEEAKRIYGDTIPGHQADKRLIVIKQPIGVTAAITPWNFPAAMITRKAGPALAAGCTMVLKPASQTPYSALALAELATRAGIPAGVFSVVTGSAGDIGSELTGNPIVRKLSFTGSTEIGRQLMAECAKDIKKVSLELGGNAPFIVFDDADLDKAIEGAIISKYRNNGQTCVCANRIYVQDGVYDAFAEKLKVAVEKLKIGNGLEEGTTTGPLIDEKAVAKVKEHIEDAVSKGAKILSGGKTHALGGTFFEPTILADVPKNALVSKDETFGPLAPLFRFKDEAEVIAMANDTEFGLASYFYARDLSRVFRVAEALEYGMVGINTGLISNEVAPFGGIKASGLGREGSKYGIEDYLEIKYLCLSI, encoded by the coding sequence ATGCAACTGAAAGACGCTCAACTGTTCCGCCAGCAGGCTTTCGTCAACGGTGCCTGGGCTGATGCCGACAGCGGCCAGACCATCAAGGTGACCAACCCGGCCACGGGTGACGTGATCGGCACCGTGCCGAAGATGGGTGCGGCCGAGACCCGCCGCGCCATCGAAGCGGCCGACAAGGCGCTGCCGGCCTGGCGTGCGCTGACCGCCAAGGAGCGTTCCGCCAAGCTGCGTCGCTGGTATGAGCTGATGCTGGAGAACCAGGAAGACCTGGCTCGCCTGATGACCATCGAGCAGGGCAAGCCGCTGGCCGAGGCCAAGGGCGAAATCGCCTACGCGGCGTCCTTCATCGAGTGGTTCGCCGAAGAAGCCAAGCGCATCTATGGCGACACCATTCCGGGTCACCAGGCCGACAAGCGCCTGATCGTCATCAAGCAGCCGATCGGCGTTACCGCGGCCATCACGCCGTGGAACTTCCCGGCTGCGATGATCACCCGCAAGGCTGGCCCTGCGCTGGCTGCTGGTTGCACCATGGTGCTCAAGCCGGCTTCGCAGACGCCGTACTCCGCTCTGGCTCTGGCCGAGCTGGCCACCCGTGCCGGTATCCCGGCTGGCGTGTTCAGCGTGGTGACCGGTAGCGCTGGCGATATCGGCAGCGAGCTGACCGGCAACCCGATCGTGCGCAAGCTGTCGTTCACTGGCTCCACCGAAATCGGTCGCCAGCTGATGGCCGAGTGCGCCAAGGACATCAAGAAAGTGTCGCTGGAGCTGGGTGGTAATGCGCCCTTCATCGTGTTCGACGATGCTGACCTGGACAAGGCCATCGAAGGCGCGATCATCTCCAAGTACCGCAATAACGGTCAGACCTGCGTGTGTGCCAACCGCATCTATGTGCAGGACGGCGTCTACGATGCCTTCGCCGAGAAGCTCAAGGTAGCGGTCGAGAAGCTGAAGATCGGCAACGGTCTGGAAGAGGGCACCACCACCGGTCCGCTGATCGACGAGAAGGCCGTGGCCAAGGTCAAGGAGCACATCGAGGACGCCGTTTCCAAAGGCGCCAAGATCCTCTCCGGCGGCAAGACGCACGCCCTCGGCGGTACCTTCTTCGAGCCGACCATTCTGGCCGACGTACCGAAGAACGCGCTGGTCTCCAAGGACGAAACCTTCGGCCCGCTGGCGCCGCTGTTCCGCTTCAAGGACGAAGCCGAAGTGATCGCCATGGCCAACGACACCGAGTTCGGTCTGGCTTCCTACTTCTACGCCCGTGACCTGAGCCGCGTGTTCCGTGTGGCTGAGGCGCTGGAATACGGTATGGTCGGCATCAACACCGGCCTGATCTCCAATGAAGTGGCGCCGTTCGGCGGCATCAAGGCCTCGGGCCTGGGCCGTGAAGGCTCCAAGTACGGCATCGAGGATTATCTGGAAATCAAATACCTCTGCCTGAGCATCTAG
- a CDS encoding carboxymuconolactone decarboxylase family protein — protein MTNTTLTKCSRICMLAVGGLLSLSTAVSQAAPATNSDRARSSTQSTSETLSAQQQAIIPIAAFAAAGNIPKLEEALNQGLDDGLSISDVKEVLVQSYAYAGFPRSLNALGKLMEVVESRKERGIKDNPGREPSREIPTGDALLEAGTANQTKLVGQRVEGALFEFAPAADTYLKTHLFGDIFERDNLDWQSRELATVSFLSALPGVESQLQSHIRISRNVGLTTGQLSQAAQVLTERVGADNGQRTRDAIAATLDNSAG, from the coding sequence ATGACCAATACCACGCTCACTAAGTGCAGCAGAATCTGCATGCTGGCTGTTGGCGGCTTGTTAAGCCTGTCCACGGCCGTCAGCCAAGCCGCTCCCGCAACAAACTCGGATCGCGCCCGAAGCAGCACGCAATCCACTTCCGAGACACTTTCCGCCCAGCAGCAGGCGATCATTCCCATCGCGGCCTTCGCGGCAGCAGGCAACATCCCTAAGTTGGAAGAAGCGCTAAACCAGGGCCTTGATGATGGGCTCTCGATTAGCGACGTCAAAGAAGTGCTGGTGCAGTCATACGCCTACGCTGGATTTCCCCGCAGTCTGAATGCGTTGGGCAAGCTGATGGAGGTTGTGGAGTCACGCAAAGAGCGTGGCATTAAGGACAACCCGGGGCGTGAGCCAAGTCGCGAGATCCCCACCGGTGACGCGTTGCTGGAAGCCGGTACTGCAAACCAGACCAAGTTGGTAGGCCAGCGGGTAGAAGGGGCATTGTTCGAGTTTGCGCCTGCCGCTGATACCTACCTGAAGACCCACCTGTTTGGTGACATCTTCGAGCGGGACAACCTGGACTGGCAAAGCCGCGAACTGGCAACCGTCAGCTTTTTATCTGCACTTCCTGGCGTGGAGTCCCAGCTTCAATCCCACATCCGCATCAGCCGGAATGTTGGCCTTACCACAGGTCAGCTGAGTCAGGCGGCGCAGGTATTGACCGAGCGCGTAGGCGCCGACAACGGGCAGCGTACTCGCGATGCCATAGCAGCAACGCTAGATAATTCCGCGGGTTGA
- a CDS encoding SDR family oxidoreductase — translation MAKLTGKVAVITGGGSGIGLASAKLFAEEGAQVVIVGRSKAALEAAAVEIGERAVAIVADVSDLAALDALYAEVGKRFGRVDVLFANAGVNNLAPFEAVTPEDFDRQFNANVRGLFFSVQKALPLLSEGASVILNASVAHKKGSPLHSVYAATKAATRSFARSWTTDLKHRKIRVNSISPGLVETPIFGKLGVPAEAIEQALPTLLEAMPMGRVGRVEEAATVALFLASDDSSFVTGIDLPVDGGLGQV, via the coding sequence ATGGCAAAACTGACGGGTAAAGTCGCGGTGATCACCGGTGGCGGAAGCGGCATCGGTCTGGCCTCCGCGAAGCTGTTCGCGGAGGAGGGGGCACAGGTTGTCATCGTTGGCCGCAGCAAAGCCGCCCTTGAGGCGGCCGCGGTTGAGATCGGTGAGCGTGCCGTGGCCATCGTTGCGGACGTTTCCGATCTGGCTGCGCTCGATGCGCTGTATGCCGAAGTTGGCAAGCGCTTTGGCAGGGTCGACGTGCTGTTCGCCAATGCGGGCGTGAACAATCTCGCGCCATTCGAAGCGGTCACCCCGGAAGACTTCGACAGGCAGTTCAACGCCAATGTCCGTGGGCTTTTCTTCTCCGTACAAAAGGCGCTGCCGCTACTCAGCGAGGGTGCATCGGTGATCCTCAACGCCTCGGTGGCACATAAGAAGGGCAGCCCGCTTCATTCGGTGTACGCCGCCACGAAAGCGGCGACCCGTTCGTTTGCCCGAAGCTGGACGACCGATCTCAAGCACCGCAAGATCCGCGTCAACTCGATCAGCCCCGGCCTGGTCGAAACGCCTATTTTCGGTAAGCTTGGCGTTCCAGCCGAGGCCATTGAGCAAGCACTGCCGACGCTACTCGAGGCGATGCCCATGGGCAGGGTAGGGCGGGTGGAAGAGGCCGCAACCGTTGCGTTGTTTCTGGCCAGCGATGACAGCTCTTTCGTGACTGGAATCGATCTACCTGTCGACGGTGGCCTTGGGCAGGTATAA
- a CDS encoding (R)-mandelonitrile lyase yields MSTPLVRFALCAAALHVGASNAAGEEPASDSSQQIVRAGSEASIVGPAEYFTGPVRIDMIWPAEGGINVSGALVTFEPGSRSAWHTHPVGQRLSVVSGVGLTQEWGKPIQEIRPGDVVYCPPGVKHWHGASPKTAMTHLAVTGVQADGKNVEWMEKVSDDQYHAH; encoded by the coding sequence ATGTCCACCCCCTTAGTAAGATTTGCCTTATGCGCTGCAGCGCTTCATGTCGGCGCGTCGAACGCTGCGGGTGAAGAACCTGCAAGCGATTCGAGCCAGCAGATAGTCAGAGCCGGCAGCGAAGCATCGATCGTTGGGCCTGCGGAGTATTTCACCGGCCCGGTTCGTATCGACATGATCTGGCCGGCCGAGGGCGGCATCAATGTGTCGGGAGCGCTGGTGACGTTCGAGCCTGGATCTCGCTCTGCCTGGCATACCCATCCCGTTGGCCAGCGTTTGTCAGTGGTCTCGGGTGTCGGACTCACTCAGGAGTGGGGTAAGCCGATCCAGGAGATTCGCCCGGGTGATGTCGTGTATTGCCCGCCAGGTGTGAAGCACTGGCATGGAGCATCACCGAAAACGGCCATGACGCATTTGGCGGTTACCGGTGTGCAGGCGGATGGAAAAAATGTCGAATGGATGGAGAAAGTCAGCGATGACCAATACCACGCTCACTAA
- a CDS encoding LysR family transcriptional regulator: MAKPNLNDLLAFATTARERSFTRAAAQLGISRSALSHKMRALEELLGMQLLTRTTRSVSTTEAGARLLSAVAPRISEIEEELASLTALREKPAGMVRITANDHSIQTVLWPRLLPLLEEYPDIQIEFSADYGFTDIAAQRFNAGVRLGDSVDKDMIATRIAPDMRMAIGAAPKYLEGKRPPASPHELTEFDCINLRLPTYGGLYAWEFEKDGNELSVRVEGQVIFNNAFLMIKAAIDGRGLVYAPFDILEQHFKSGELEPLLEDWCATFPGYHIYYASRRQVSPALTLVINALRYHQAP, encoded by the coding sequence ATGGCAAAGCCCAATCTCAATGATTTGTTAGCGTTCGCGACTACGGCGCGGGAGCGGAGCTTCACAAGGGCAGCGGCGCAGCTGGGTATATCGCGCTCCGCCTTGAGCCACAAAATGCGCGCGCTGGAAGAACTGCTCGGCATGCAATTGCTGACACGCACCACGCGCAGCGTTTCGACCACTGAAGCGGGCGCGCGCTTATTGAGTGCTGTCGCGCCGAGAATCAGTGAGATTGAAGAGGAGCTCGCGAGCCTGACCGCTTTGCGCGAGAAGCCCGCCGGGATGGTGCGCATCACGGCAAATGACCATTCAATCCAAACCGTGCTGTGGCCCAGGCTGCTGCCGTTGCTGGAAGAATACCCGGACATCCAGATCGAGTTCAGCGCGGACTACGGCTTTACCGATATCGCGGCCCAACGTTTCAACGCCGGCGTCAGGCTTGGCGACAGCGTAGATAAAGACATGATTGCTACGCGCATCGCGCCGGACATGCGGATGGCAATAGGCGCGGCGCCTAAATACTTGGAGGGGAAACGTCCACCGGCCTCCCCCCATGAGCTGACCGAGTTCGATTGCATTAACCTGCGGCTGCCTACCTACGGCGGCCTTTATGCCTGGGAGTTTGAAAAAGATGGCAACGAGCTCAGTGTTCGCGTGGAAGGGCAGGTCATCTTCAATAACGCGTTTCTCATGATCAAAGCAGCTATTGATGGCCGGGGGCTGGTCTATGCGCCATTCGATATTCTGGAGCAGCATTTCAAGTCCGGGGAGCTAGAGCCGCTACTCGAAGACTGGTGCGCCACGTTCCCCGGCTACCACATTTACTACGCTAGCAGGCGACAGGTCTCGCCGGCACTCACTCTGGTAATCAACGCGCTGCGTTATCACCAAGCGCCGTGA